From a single Candidatus Hydrogenedentota bacterium genomic region:
- a CDS encoding ORF6N domain-containing protein — protein sequence MVDSNSLIPAERIERLILLIQNQKVILDKDLAALYGVTTGNLNKAVDRNIDRFPSDFMVRLTPEDFTNLKFHFGSSSWGGTRKLPRAFTEQGVAMLSSVLRSPRAVQVNIEIMRAFVRLRSLLASNEALSRKLAALEKKYDAQFKVVFDAIHQLMTPPEPKKKRTIGFARGGERQT from the coding sequence ATGGTAGACAGCAATTCGCTAATTCCGGCAGAACGCATCGAGCGCTTAATATTACTCATTCAGAATCAGAAGGTCATACTAGACAAGGATTTGGCCGCACTCTACGGAGTCACAACGGGTAATTTAAACAAGGCCGTCGACAGAAATATCGACCGGTTTCCATCCGATTTTATGGTCAGACTAACTCCAGAAGACTTCACAAACTTGAAGTTCCATTTTGGAAGTTCAAGTTGGGGTGGTACCCGAAAGCTCCCGCGTGCCTTCACCGAACAGGGCGTGGCCATGCTATCCAGCGTGCTGCGCAGCCCGCGTGCGGTCCAGGTCAACATCGAGATAATGCGTGCGTTTGTGCGATTGCGGTCCCTGCTCGCCTCCAACGAGGCGTTATCCCGCAAGCTCGCGGCCCTCGAAAAGAAGTACGATGCCCAATTCAAAGTCGTCTTCGACGCCATTCACCAGCTTATGACTCCGCCCGAGCCGAAGAAAAAACGCACAATTGGATTTGCGAGGGGGGGCGAAAGACAAACATAA